One genomic window of Bradyrhizobium sp. B124 includes the following:
- a CDS encoding DUF417 family protein yields the protein MNLSFNIAEQGEGPYRLLAILRWVMVVIFVSFGMQKFTLQSAQGIVQFISNSPFVSWLSVFGVRGEAYVLGVTEFGIALLLAAGAFSPILSAIGALMGVITFAVTWSFFFTTPGVVKWSLSTDPMAWNLAGEFLFKDIVLLCVCLVLLLASLPRSIVRSRTG from the coding sequence ATGAATTTGTCGTTCAACATCGCCGAACAAGGCGAGGGGCCTTATCGTCTGCTCGCGATCCTGCGCTGGGTCATGGTGGTGATCTTCGTGTCGTTCGGCATGCAGAAGTTCACGCTGCAATCGGCGCAAGGCATCGTGCAATTCATCAGCAACAGCCCGTTCGTCTCGTGGCTGTCGGTGTTCGGCGTTCGCGGCGAGGCCTATGTGCTCGGCGTCACCGAGTTCGGCATCGCCCTGCTGCTTGCCGCCGGCGCCTTCAGCCCGATCCTGTCCGCGATCGGCGCACTGATGGGCGTGATCACCTTTGCAGTGACCTGGTCGTTCTTCTTCACGACACCCGGGGTGGTGAAATGGAGCCTGTCGACCGACCCGATGGCCTGGAACCTGGCCGGCGAGTTCCTGTTCAAGGACATCGTGCTGCTGTGCGTCTGCCTGGTGCTGCTGCTGGCGTCGTTGCCGCGGTCGATCGTCCGGTCGCGGACCGGATAG
- a CDS encoding ABC transporter substrate-binding protein, with protein sequence MKTISRRTLLGTAAAGLAASIGGAAFAGASYDPGASDQEIRIGQFGPLSGPVSSFGVLANAMDAYFRMLNDAGGINGRKIKFINYDDAYSPPKSVEAARRLVEGDEVLFIAGAMGTPGNIAVQKYMNARKVPQLFLAAAASKLSDPEANPWTMVGGSTYEIEGGVVGRYIAATMPDAKIGLLYQNDDAGKATLAGLKTGLGAKTAQITSELNYSVGDPTIDSQIVQMKLSGADVVFLITIPKMASQALRKMAALEWRPQMFLGAGNASVRATLEPAGLETAQGILAFATRQDPGNPLWADTPDMKQYMAFLDRYVPNADRADDLYAIGYTAAATAAHVIRQCGDQLTRADILHQATNLKSFAAPLLIPGITLKTTPSDYVPIKQFQLMQFKGEAYEKVGGLLTAA encoded by the coding sequence ATGAAGACGATCAGCCGTCGAACGCTGCTCGGGACGGCAGCGGCTGGGCTCGCGGCATCCATTGGCGGTGCGGCATTTGCCGGCGCCTCCTATGATCCCGGTGCCAGCGATCAGGAAATCCGCATCGGGCAGTTCGGCCCGCTCAGCGGCCCGGTGTCGTCGTTCGGCGTGCTTGCGAACGCCATGGATGCCTATTTCCGCATGCTGAATGACGCCGGCGGCATCAACGGCCGCAAGATCAAGTTCATCAACTATGACGACGCCTACAGCCCGCCGAAATCGGTCGAAGCGGCGCGGCGCCTGGTCGAAGGCGACGAGGTGCTGTTCATCGCGGGCGCGATGGGAACGCCGGGCAACATCGCCGTGCAGAAATACATGAACGCGCGCAAGGTCCCGCAGCTGTTCCTTGCGGCGGCCGCCAGCAAGCTGTCGGACCCGGAGGCCAATCCATGGACCATGGTCGGCGGATCGACCTACGAGATCGAAGGAGGTGTCGTCGGCCGCTACATCGCCGCCACCATGCCCGATGCGAAGATCGGCCTGCTGTATCAGAACGACGATGCCGGCAAGGCAACGCTGGCAGGCCTGAAGACCGGTCTCGGCGCCAAGACCGCGCAGATCACGTCGGAGCTGAACTACTCGGTCGGCGATCCGACCATCGATTCCCAGATCGTCCAGATGAAATTGTCCGGCGCGGACGTGGTGTTCCTCATCACCATCCCGAAGATGGCGAGCCAGGCGCTGCGCAAGATGGCCGCGCTCGAATGGCGGCCGCAGATGTTTCTCGGTGCCGGCAATGCCTCGGTCCGCGCGACGCTCGAGCCCGCCGGCCTCGAGACCGCGCAGGGCATTCTCGCTTTCGCGACGCGACAGGACCCCGGCAATCCGCTCTGGGCCGACACGCCTGATATGAAGCAATACATGGCGTTCCTCGACCGCTACGTCCCGAACGCCGATCGCGCCGACGACCTCTACGCCATCGGCTACACCGCCGCGGCAACCGCCGCCCACGTCATCAGGCAATGTGGCGACCAGCTGACGCGGGCCGATATCCTGCACCAGGCGACCAACCTGAAGAGCTTCGCCGCGCCGCTGCTGATTCCCGGGATCACGCTCAAAACCACGCCGAGCGACTATGTGCCGATCAAGCAGTTTCAGCTGATGCAGTTCAAGGGCGAAGCCTACGAGAAGGTCGGCGGGTTGCTCACCGCGGCTTGA
- a CDS encoding nitronate monooxygenase — MQAAARRSALPAAIAERLRLPLIAAPMLRVSGVDLVTAVCRSGAIGAFPTANARSVEELDAWLHQIERNVADLGRPAAPHCPNLIIRQPRFKDDLACLVRHKVEMVITSVGSSAAAVAPLHDVGCLVLADIASLRHAEKAIEAGADGLILLTAGAGGQTGWANPFAFVRAVRAMFDGPVVLAGGVTDGTALAAARLLGCDLAYMGTRFIAARESMASDAYRRMLVDSTLDDIMLTKAFTGLEASMLRPSIVAAGLDPANLDESVSEARAREKFGGKGDAGGPRRWIEVWSAGHSVSGVRAVTGAADIVDEIAAQYRAAFERGAA; from the coding sequence ATGCAGGCCGCTGCGCGCCGGAGCGCGCTCCCCGCCGCGATCGCGGAACGGCTTCGTCTGCCACTGATCGCAGCTCCCATGCTGCGCGTCTCCGGCGTCGATCTCGTGACGGCGGTCTGCCGCTCCGGCGCGATCGGCGCGTTTCCAACCGCGAACGCCCGCTCGGTCGAGGAGCTCGATGCCTGGCTGCATCAGATCGAGCGTAATGTCGCCGATCTCGGCCGGCCGGCCGCGCCGCATTGTCCGAACCTCATCATCCGCCAACCGCGCTTCAAGGATGATCTCGCCTGTCTCGTCCGGCACAAGGTCGAGATGGTCATCACCAGCGTGGGGTCGTCGGCGGCGGCGGTCGCACCGCTGCATGATGTCGGTTGTCTCGTGCTCGCAGACATCGCCTCGCTGCGGCATGCCGAGAAGGCGATCGAGGCGGGCGCCGACGGTTTGATCCTGCTCACCGCCGGTGCCGGCGGGCAGACCGGCTGGGCCAATCCATTCGCTTTCGTGCGCGCGGTGCGCGCCATGTTCGACGGTCCGGTCGTGCTCGCGGGCGGCGTGACTGACGGCACCGCGCTCGCCGCGGCGCGGCTGCTCGGCTGCGATCTCGCCTATATGGGAACGCGCTTCATTGCAGCGCGCGAGAGCATGGCGAGCGATGCCTATCGGAGGATGCTGGTCGACAGCACGCTCGACGACATCATGCTGACGAAGGCCTTCACCGGCCTCGAGGCCAGCATGCTGCGGCCCTCGATCGTCGCCGCGGGTCTCGATCCGGCAAATCTCGACGAGTCCGTGTCGGAGGCGCGCGCGCGCGAAAAGTTCGGCGGAAAGGGCGACGCGGGAGGACCGCGGCGCTGGATCGAGGTCTGGAGTGCCGGTCATTCGGTCTCCGGCGTGCGTGCGGTGACGGGAGCGGCCGACATCGTCGACGAGATCGCCGCGCAATATCGCGCGGCATTCGAAAGAGGCGCCGCATAA
- a CDS encoding SDR family oxidoreductase — protein sequence MHVTDRADADAAGIVVNDYFLDRAEQVAREINAAGGKAIAVQADVTDLASVKAMVGKAEQAFGPVNVLVNNAGNAGATPDPDARKPFWETGPEVWNSFIGVNLYGVINCASACIPQMIERKGGRIVTIISDAGRAGEAGLEVYSGAKAGAAGFTRAVARSLGRHNITANCVAIAATLTPAIEARLKADPERQKKMMEKYVIRRPGLPSDVANMVLFLASDASAWITGQTYPVNGGFTFAL from the coding sequence GTGCACGTAACAGACCGCGCCGACGCCGACGCGGCGGGCATCGTCGTCAATGACTACTTCCTCGATCGCGCCGAGCAGGTCGCGCGGGAAATCAATGCCGCCGGCGGCAAGGCAATCGCGGTGCAGGCCGACGTCACCGATCTCGCCTCGGTCAAGGCGATGGTCGGCAAGGCCGAGCAGGCCTTCGGTCCGGTCAATGTTCTCGTCAACAATGCCGGCAATGCCGGTGCGACCCCCGATCCCGATGCGCGCAAGCCGTTCTGGGAGACCGGCCCGGAGGTCTGGAACAGCTTCATCGGCGTCAATCTCTACGGCGTCATCAACTGCGCCTCGGCCTGCATCCCGCAGATGATCGAGCGCAAGGGCGGCCGCATCGTCACCATCATCTCGGATGCCGGCCGCGCCGGCGAGGCGGGCCTCGAGGTCTATTCGGGCGCGAAGGCGGGCGCCGCGGGCTTCACGCGCGCGGTCGCACGCTCGCTCGGCCGCCACAACATCACGGCGAACTGCGTGGCGATTGCCGCGACGCTAACGCCCGCGATCGAGGCGCGGCTGAAGGCCGATCCCGAGCGGCAGAAGAAGATGATGGAGAAATACGTCATTCGCCGCCCGGGCCTGCCGTCCGACGTCGCCAACATGGTGCTGTTCCTCGCCTCCGATGCGAGCGCGTGGATCACCGGCCAGACCTATCCGGTCAATGGCGGCTTTACCTTCGCATTGTGA
- a CDS encoding TetR/AcrR family transcriptional regulator, which yields MARTRSENYDEIQRGILTTACGLFARQGYMRASIADLADACKLSRGALYHYFDSKEAILFAILDAHIREMIADVEVAMAGKAATLEQFRAAIQAIVALNARSSDEQRVILNDLSFLGETEQDAIKALERQLVDTVSDLLVELDKEGKIVKRTKKIYSMMLFGILNFSHTWYDPKGGVDPGEFADMVVDLFLYGFTMPVPAKDAARPLRQRA from the coding sequence ATGGCGCGGACGCGCTCAGAAAATTACGATGAGATCCAGCGGGGCATCCTCACTACCGCCTGCGGCCTGTTCGCGCGGCAGGGCTATATGCGCGCCTCGATCGCCGACCTTGCGGATGCCTGCAAGCTGTCGCGCGGCGCGCTGTATCATTATTTCGACTCGAAGGAAGCGATCCTGTTCGCGATCCTCGATGCCCATATCCGCGAGATGATCGCCGATGTCGAGGTCGCGATGGCCGGCAAGGCGGCGACGCTGGAGCAGTTCCGCGCCGCGATCCAGGCCATCGTCGCGCTGAATGCGCGCTCGAGCGACGAGCAGCGCGTGATCCTCAACGACCTCTCGTTCCTCGGTGAGACCGAGCAGGATGCGATCAAGGCGCTGGAACGCCAGCTCGTCGACACGGTCTCGGATCTCCTGGTCGAGCTCGACAAGGAAGGCAAGATCGTCAAGCGGACCAAGAAGATCTACAGCATGATGCTGTTCGGCATCCTGAACTTCAGCCACACCTGGTACGACCCGAAAGGCGGCGTCGATCCCGGCGAGTTCGCCGACATGGTGGTGGACCTGTTCCTGTACGGTTTCACCATGCCGGTGCCGGCCAAGGACGCCGCACGGCCGCTGCGCCAGCGCGCGTGA
- a CDS encoding FAD-dependent oxidoreductase: MDSHKVDAVVIGAGAGGLCAAARLAHGGLHTLVVDDKDRLGGRASTEEIDGFKVNIGAIAIEFGGVFEETFHAVGAPLDIRAPEPASSFFIDGKAIDVGRGGWSLLLGQLTKQASRILEKFADARSGNLPDGRQSTEDWLKGYTSNTTVHALFRNLCAAIFACNAAELPARAFLTYFTSKGAFKKFGFCPQGTIGVWNSLGSAIRRNGDIWLGTPATTIHTADGRVEGVTVLRNGEKVRIDTDLVISNAGPKATVALAGSEAFPADYIAKVKNDLRPAANIVINVASREPLINHPGIITFGKTRRLCNMANLSATCPELAPPGWHLYVAYAVPVPALGDFDSDAEVALALEDLREQFANFDQAKILSIRVMRDDWPAQRSCAGYDLPRETGIEGLWCVGDAVKQYGNGGTQACAETARIVTDAIFAARPRRSAGRV, translated from the coding sequence GTGGATTCTCATAAGGTCGATGCTGTCGTGATCGGAGCCGGCGCCGGCGGGCTGTGCGCCGCGGCGCGGCTCGCGCATGGCGGGCTGCATACGCTCGTCGTCGACGACAAGGACCGGCTCGGCGGGCGCGCCTCGACCGAGGAGATCGACGGCTTCAAGGTCAATATCGGCGCGATCGCGATCGAGTTCGGCGGTGTGTTCGAGGAAACCTTCCACGCCGTCGGCGCGCCGCTCGACATCCGCGCGCCGGAGCCTGCGAGCTCGTTCTTCATCGACGGCAAGGCGATCGATGTCGGCCGCGGCGGCTGGTCGCTGCTGCTCGGGCAGCTCACGAAACAAGCCTCGCGCATTCTGGAGAAATTCGCCGATGCCCGCTCCGGCAACCTGCCCGACGGGCGGCAATCGACCGAGGACTGGCTGAAGGGCTACACCAGCAACACGACGGTGCACGCGCTGTTTCGCAACCTCTGCGCGGCGATCTTCGCCTGCAACGCCGCCGAGCTGCCGGCCCGCGCCTTCCTCACCTATTTCACCAGCAAGGGTGCCTTCAAGAAATTCGGCTTCTGCCCGCAGGGCACGATCGGCGTCTGGAACAGCCTGGGCAGCGCGATCCGGCGCAATGGCGACATCTGGCTCGGCACGCCGGCGACCACGATCCACACCGCCGACGGCCGTGTCGAAGGCGTCACCGTGCTCCGGAACGGCGAGAAGGTGCGGATCGACACCGATCTCGTGATCAGCAATGCCGGACCGAAAGCCACCGTCGCGCTTGCCGGTAGCGAGGCCTTCCCGGCGGACTACATCGCCAAGGTGAAGAACGACCTTCGCCCCGCCGCCAACATCGTGATCAACGTCGCGAGCCGCGAGCCGCTGATCAACCATCCCGGCATCATCACCTTCGGCAAGACGCGCCGGCTCTGCAACATGGCGAACCTCTCCGCCACCTGTCCCGAGCTCGCGCCGCCCGGCTGGCACCTCTACGTCGCCTACGCCGTGCCGGTGCCGGCGCTCGGCGATTTCGACTCCGATGCCGAGGTCGCGCTCGCGCTCGAAGACCTTCGCGAGCAGTTCGCCAATTTCGATCAGGCGAAAATCCTCTCGATCCGCGTGATGCGCGACGACTGGCCGGCGCAACGCAGCTGCGCCGGTTACGACCTGCCGCGCGAGACCGGCATCGAAGGCCTGTGGTGCGTCGGCGACGCCGTGAAGCAATACGGCAATGGCGGCACCCAGGCTTGTGCCGAGACCGCCAGGATCGTGACCGATGCGATCTTCGCCGCGCGGCCGCGCCGATCGGCCGGCCGGGTCTGA
- a CDS encoding ABC transporter ATP-binding protein, with protein sequence MPTTIPHSTPPAAPQATPARECLLEFRNVRIVYDNAIEAIRDVSIAVPEGNIVALLGSNGAGKSTLLKAMSGILYTEEGVIENGSIRFRDDEVHHLAPDELVRRGIVQVPEGRRVFAALTIDENLQMGGYTRTGAEAREHRDKVFALFPRLYERRDQIAGYMSGGEQQMLAIGRALMTDPVLLALDEPSLGLAPLIIDRIYEVIVRLRDELKMTVLLVEQNAQRALDIADYGYILETGRVVLDGTAARLTANEDVREFYLGVSSTGRKSLRDVKHYKRRKRWLS encoded by the coding sequence ATGCCGACGACCATTCCGCATTCGACGCCACCGGCAGCGCCCCAGGCCACACCGGCGCGGGAGTGCCTGCTCGAATTCCGCAACGTCCGCATCGTCTACGACAACGCGATCGAGGCGATCCGCGATGTCTCGATCGCGGTGCCCGAAGGCAACATCGTCGCCCTGCTCGGCTCCAACGGTGCCGGCAAGTCGACACTGCTCAAAGCGATGTCCGGCATCCTCTACACCGAGGAAGGCGTGATCGAGAACGGCAGCATCCGCTTCCGCGACGACGAGGTGCATCATCTTGCGCCGGATGAGCTGGTGCGCCGCGGCATCGTGCAGGTGCCGGAGGGCCGCCGCGTGTTCGCGGCGCTGACCATCGACGAGAACCTGCAAATGGGCGGCTATACCCGGACCGGCGCCGAGGCGCGCGAGCACCGCGACAAGGTGTTTGCGCTGTTTCCGCGGCTCTATGAGCGGCGCGACCAGATCGCCGGCTACATGTCCGGCGGCGAGCAACAGATGCTCGCGATCGGCCGCGCGCTGATGACCGATCCCGTGCTGCTGGCGCTCGACGAGCCGTCGCTCGGCCTTGCGCCCTTGATCATCGACCGGATTTACGAGGTGATCGTCCGGCTGCGCGACGAGCTGAAGATGACCGTGCTGCTGGTGGAGCAGAACGCGCAGCGCGCGCTCGATATCGCCGATTACGGCTACATCCTGGAGACCGGCCGCGTCGTGCTCGACGGCACGGCCGCGAGGCTCACCGCCAACGAGGACGTCCGGGAATTCTACCTCGGCGTCTCCTCCACCGGCCGCAAGAGCCTGCGCGACGTCAAGCATTACAAGCGCCGCAAGCGGTGGCTGTCGTGA
- a CDS encoding ABC transporter ATP-binding protein, with amino-acid sequence MTALLTVENLSKRFGGLQAVADVSLEVAAGEICSVIGPNGAGKTTLFNMISGVLRPSGGRITFDGIDLSTISPWKFAAVGIGRTFQNLALFKHGTVVENILTGRHTHLRSTVLDAVVFFGRTRKEEIAARQRVEHIIEFLEIEHIRDAVVGTLSYGQQKRVELARALACEPKLLLLDEMVSGMNQEETEDIARFVLDIRDELGITVVMIEHEMRIVMDISDRIHVLNFGRKIAEGTPDEIRRDPAVTEAYLGSQRAEAMAKAGA; translated from the coding sequence GTGACCGCGCTGCTCACAGTCGAGAACCTGTCCAAGCGCTTCGGCGGCCTGCAGGCGGTCGCCGATGTCAGCCTTGAAGTCGCGGCGGGCGAGATCTGCAGCGTGATCGGCCCGAACGGCGCCGGCAAGACCACGCTGTTCAACATGATCTCGGGCGTGCTGCGGCCGAGCGGCGGCCGGATCACCTTCGACGGCATCGACCTTTCGACCATCTCGCCATGGAAGTTCGCCGCTGTCGGGATCGGCCGCACCTTCCAGAATCTGGCGCTGTTCAAGCACGGCACTGTGGTCGAGAACATCCTGACCGGCCGCCACACCCATCTGCGCTCGACCGTGCTCGACGCCGTGGTGTTCTTCGGCCGCACCCGCAAGGAGGAGATCGCGGCCCGGCAGCGGGTCGAGCACATCATCGAATTCCTTGAGATCGAGCATATCAGGGACGCCGTGGTCGGCACGCTTTCCTACGGCCAGCAGAAGCGTGTCGAACTCGCCCGCGCGCTTGCCTGCGAGCCGAAACTGCTACTGCTCGACGAGATGGTATCCGGCATGAACCAGGAGGAGACCGAGGACATCGCGCGCTTTGTGCTCGACATCCGCGACGAGCTCGGCATCACCGTCGTGATGATCGAGCACGAAATGCGCATCGTGATGGACATCTCCGACCGCATCCATGTGCTGAATTTCGGCCGCAAGATCGCCGAAGGCACACCAGACGAAATCAGGCGAGATCCGGCGGTCACGGAGGCCTATCTCGGCAGCCAGCGCGCCGAAGCGATGGCAAAGGCAGGCGCGTGA
- a CDS encoding AMP-binding protein, with protein sequence MSTMDSLRTTHPPLQASAARSAPAAGADALQAALADAAITIPQLLRQRAAVHGDALALREKNYGIWNPYSWRHYYETARAVALGLLSLGIKPGDRVAIAGENTPEWFYADLGTQMIGAVAVGIYPTNPWVELQYIVRHSGARVVITGDQEQTDKVLDAMANNGGLPDLEAIVCIDMKGLRHYREPELMSFAALCERGKAYAEANKEANATLDRLIGQGAPDDVCILVYTSGTTGPPKGAMLTHRNLVYAAYAYAKTVGIADKPFEAVSYLPLCHVAERCYGTVTHLVLGGTVSFAESIDTVAINIREIAPTFFVGVPRIYEKLQQGFLFRLGESGRLRQGFTKACLAWGRTLSDRRQAGKANRLDRAAYGLLYLLMFRNLQRHLGFATSRHRLCAGASISPETLRFFDIIGRPVSQGYGLTESGGVAFIQTESHHRIGGCGVPLPQTEWKCDADGEILLRNPGVFKGYFLDEKASTASLEQGGWLRTGDIIDILDNGEIAVVDRKKAIIITAGGKNIAPSEIENALKDSEFIKEAIVVGEARKYLGAILQVDYDNVGRWARDRALAYTNYKSLSQLPEVHELVERIVDETNKRFARVENIRRFAILEKELDHDDGELTATQKVRRAMIEKKFARELAIIYQTEG encoded by the coding sequence ATGTCGACGATGGACAGCCTGCGCACCACGCATCCGCCGCTGCAGGCCAGCGCCGCGCGCAGCGCGCCCGCGGCGGGCGCCGACGCGCTACAGGCGGCGCTTGCGGATGCCGCTATCACCATCCCGCAATTGCTGCGGCAGCGCGCCGCCGTGCATGGCGACGCATTGGCGCTGCGGGAGAAGAACTACGGCATCTGGAATCCCTATTCCTGGCGGCACTATTACGAGACCGCGCGCGCGGTCGCGCTCGGCCTGCTGTCGCTCGGCATCAAGCCGGGCGACCGGGTCGCTATCGCCGGCGAAAACACGCCGGAATGGTTTTACGCCGATCTCGGCACCCAGATGATCGGCGCGGTCGCGGTCGGCATCTATCCGACCAATCCCTGGGTCGAGCTGCAATATATCGTCAGGCATTCGGGCGCCCGGGTTGTCATCACCGGCGATCAGGAGCAGACCGACAAGGTGCTCGACGCAATGGCCAACAATGGCGGCCTGCCGGATCTGGAGGCCATCGTCTGCATCGACATGAAGGGCCTGCGGCATTACCGCGAGCCGGAGCTGATGTCGTTCGCCGCCTTGTGCGAGCGCGGCAAGGCCTACGCTGAGGCGAACAAGGAGGCCAACGCCACGCTCGACCGGCTGATCGGCCAGGGCGCGCCCGACGATGTCTGCATCCTCGTCTACACCTCGGGCACGACGGGCCCGCCTAAGGGCGCGATGCTGACCCACCGCAATCTCGTCTACGCCGCCTATGCCTACGCCAAGACCGTCGGTATTGCAGACAAGCCGTTCGAGGCGGTGAGCTATCTGCCGCTGTGCCACGTCGCCGAGCGCTGCTACGGCACCGTGACGCATCTCGTGCTCGGCGGCACCGTTTCCTTTGCCGAATCGATCGACACGGTCGCGATCAACATCCGCGAGATCGCGCCAACGTTCTTTGTCGGCGTGCCGCGCATTTACGAGAAGCTACAACAGGGCTTCCTGTTCCGCCTCGGCGAGAGCGGCCGGCTGCGGCAGGGTTTTACCAAGGCCTGCCTCGCCTGGGGCCGCACGCTGTCCGACCGCCGGCAGGCCGGCAAGGCCAATCGGCTCGATCGTGCCGCCTACGGGCTGCTTTACCTTCTGATGTTCCGCAATTTGCAGCGCCATCTCGGCTTCGCCACCAGCCGGCACCGGCTGTGCGCCGGCGCTTCGATCTCGCCGGAGACGCTGCGCTTCTTCGACATCATCGGCCGCCCGGTGTCGCAGGGCTACGGCCTCACCGAAAGCGGCGGCGTCGCCTTCATCCAGACGGAGAGCCATCACCGGATCGGCGGCTGCGGCGTGCCGCTGCCGCAAACCGAATGGAAGTGCGACGCCGATGGCGAGATCCTGCTGCGCAACCCCGGCGTCTTCAAGGGCTACTTCCTCGACGAGAAGGCCTCGACCGCTTCGCTGGAACAAGGCGGCTGGCTGCGCACCGGCGACATCATCGACATCCTCGACAACGGCGAGATCGCCGTGGTTGACCGCAAGAAGGCGATCATCATCACTGCCGGCGGCAAGAACATCGCCCCATCGGAGATCGAGAATGCGCTGAAGGATTCCGAATTCATCAAGGAAGCGATCGTGGTCGGCGAGGCCAGGAAGTATCTCGGCGCCATCCTCCAGGTCGACTACGACAATGTCGGCCGCTGGGCGCGCGACCGGGCGCTGGCCTACACCAACTACAAATCGCTGTCGCAGCTTCCCGAAGTGCACGAGCTGGTGGAGCGCATCGTGGACGAAACCAACAAGCGCTTCGCCCGGGTCGAGAACATCCGCCGCTTCGCCATCCTCGAGAAAGAGCTCGATCATGACGACGGCGAGCTGACTGCCACACAGAAGGTGCGCCGCGCCATGATCGAGAAGAAGTTCGCGCGCGAGCTCGCCATCATCTACCAGACGGAGGGCTGA
- a CDS encoding branched-chain amino acid ABC transporter permease gives MQYLLQLLISGLAIGAIYGLIAMGFAVIYKSTGLVNFAQGEMTMITAYIAWTISTTVSGNVFVVATGAILAAILLGLIIERLVMRPMLGEPVFATVMVTIGLAVILRSAINFIWDAYPHGLDIGMGRGIMHLGGIGVRTGQIAVIATLLLLLAAIWAFFRYSKVGVAMRAVAADDRTALLMGISATKVHALAWAASSVIAGIGGVFFALSYDLSPAMFQLGLKAFPATILGGLDAVLGSGLGGLLIGITENLAGGYVGSGVKEVAGFAMIIVVLMVRPFGIFGERDIERV, from the coding sequence ATGCAGTATCTCCTGCAACTTCTGATCTCCGGGCTAGCGATCGGCGCGATCTACGGCCTGATCGCGATGGGCTTCGCGGTGATCTACAAATCCACCGGGCTGGTCAATTTCGCGCAGGGCGAGATGACCATGATCACGGCCTATATCGCCTGGACCATCTCGACCACGGTCAGCGGCAATGTGTTCGTCGTCGCGACGGGCGCGATCCTCGCCGCCATCCTGCTCGGCCTCATCATCGAGCGCCTGGTGATGCGGCCGATGCTGGGCGAGCCGGTGTTCGCGACCGTGATGGTCACGATCGGGCTCGCGGTCATCCTGCGCTCGGCCATCAACTTCATCTGGGATGCGTATCCGCACGGCCTCGATATCGGCATGGGCCGTGGCATCATGCATCTCGGCGGCATCGGCGTACGCACCGGGCAGATCGCCGTCATCGCGACGCTGCTTTTGCTGCTCGCCGCGATCTGGGCGTTCTTCCGCTACAGCAAGGTCGGCGTCGCAATGCGCGCGGTCGCGGCCGACGACCGCACCGCGCTCTTGATGGGCATCAGCGCCACCAAGGTTCACGCGCTGGCCTGGGCGGCGTCATCCGTGATCGCCGGCATCGGCGGCGTGTTTTTCGCCCTGTCCTACGATCTGTCGCCGGCGATGTTTCAGCTCGGGCTGAAGGCGTTTCCGGCCACGATCCTGGGCGGGCTCGACGCCGTGCTCGGCTCCGGCCTCGGCGGCCTCCTGATCGGCATCACCGAAAACCTGGCCGGCGGCTATGTCGGCTCCGGCGTGAAGGAGGTCGCGGGCTTTGCCATGATCATCGTCGTGCTGATGGTCCGCCCGTTCGGCATCTTCGGCGAACGCGACATCGAGAGGGTCTGA